The Mytilus edulis chromosome 12, xbMytEdul2.2, whole genome shotgun sequence genome contains a region encoding:
- the LOC139499138 gene encoding uncharacterized protein encodes MKTAVLPWFFQIIALTFVYELKCPAPGHWRLRARKFYCGQSYVCLLRSPENSYRETCDGLDYSSTGSKLIFEPYFNKAGCSSERYQPFPFSTDGNNKCVYQKSFCNEQGQIVYREGSTINDTTCICDSSQGYIFVTTPKHNCYCLPLEEDCSCHKFICGNEENPCPFNHVIGTAVRNKSCQEIIVRTSQPKNLSSPLENRFKDVRNYYNEGRTYKLNCIYFTVALLIVLTIGLPIYGLSQWPDAFYKVPSFKWIVDHLTFFDVLKNGESKKIKKQSSKKEKNRKLMEILLNGGENHYNQFLDALNAFDEYQELAILIQSTEVTTEEKELFQNLH; translated from the exons ATGAAAACAGCAGTATTACCCTGGTTTTTTCAA ATCATTGCTTTGACATTTGTATATGAGCTAAAATGTCCAGCGCCAGGACATTGGCGTCTAAGAGCAAGAAAGTTTTATTGTGGTCAGAGTTATGTGTGTTTGTTGCGTTCACCAGAGAATTCGTATCGAGAGACCTGTGATGGACTGGATTATAGTAGCACGG GCAGCAAACTTATTTTCGAACCATATTTCAACAAAGCAGGATGCAGCTCTGAAAGATATCAGCCTTTCCCATTTTCAACTGATGGTAACAATAAGTGTGTGTATCAAAAGTCATTTTGTAATGAACAGGGTCAAATCGTCTACCGTGAAGGAAGTACAATAAATGATACAACATGTATATGTGATTCTTCACAAGGGTACATTTTTGTCACCACGCCAAAACACAACTGTTATTGTTTACCCTTAGAGGAAGACTGTTCATGTCACAAATTCATTTGTGGTAATGAAG AAAATCCGTGTCCCTTTAATCATGTTATTGGTACTGCTGTTCGGAATAAATCATGTCAAGAAATTATCGTCAGAAC GTCACAACCAAAAAACTTGTCTTCTCCATTAGAAAACAGATTTAAAGATGTCAGAAATTATTATAACGAAG GTAGAACTTATAAATTAAACTGTATTTACTTTACCGTAGCATTGTTGATTGTCTTGACCATTGGTTTACCAATATACG GTTTATCACAGTGGCCTGATGCATTCTATAAAGTTCCTTCGTTTAAATGGATAGTAGATCACCTAACGTTTTTTGATGTGTTGAAAAACGGAGAAAgtaaaaagattaaaaaacagagttcaaaaaaagaaaagaacaggAAACTAATGGAAATACTTTTGAATGGTGGAGAAAACCACTATAATCAATTCCTCGACGCTTTGAACGCATTCGATGAATATCAAGAACTCGCAATACTTATACAAAGCACAGAAGTTACAACTGAAGAAAaagaattatttcaaaatttgcacTAA